One window of the Triticum dicoccoides isolate Atlit2015 ecotype Zavitan chromosome 3B, WEW_v2.0, whole genome shotgun sequence genome contains the following:
- the LOC119276203 gene encoding uncharacterized protein LOC119276203: MAKPSQSRLLLVFPVAAVLASAFLLPLARSDASGPTPTATAYDELRLRGFPRGLLPANVRGYTLDAGSGDFAVDLDSSCRIVLPAGSYLANFNDHLTGHLDDRRISGLSGIRVRAFFRWWSITGIRADGDELVFEVGSVSAKFPARHFNASLECPAKADS; encoded by the coding sequence ATGGCGAAACCCTCCCAATCGCGCCTCCTACTCGTCTtccccgtcgccgccgtcctcGCCTCTGCCTTCCTCCTCCCGCTCGCCCGCTCCGACGCCTCCGGGCCCACCCCCACCGCCACCGCCTACGACGAGCTCCGCCTCCGTGGCTTCCCGCGCGGCCTGCTCCCAGCCAACGTTCGCGGGTACACGCTCGACGCTGGCTCGGGGGACTTCGCCGTCGACCTCGACTCCAGCTGCCGCATCGTGCTGCCGGCGGGGAGCTACCTCGCCAACTTCAACGACCACCTCACCGGCCACCTCGACGACCGTCGCATCTCCGGCCTCAGCGGCATCCGCGTCAGGGCTTTCTTCCGCTGGTGGTCCATCACCGGGATCCGCGCCGATGGAGACGAGCTCGTCTTCGAGGTGGGTTCCGTCTCCGCCAAGTTCCCTGCCCGCCACTTCAACGCCAGCCTCGAATGCCCCGCCAAGGCCGACTCTTAG